A single genomic interval of Devosia oryziradicis harbors:
- the acnA gene encoding aconitate hydratase AcnA: MTSVNSFKSKSTLTVGGKTYTYYSITEAEKNGLKGVSALPHSMKVVLENLLRFEDNRTVTKADIEAVATWLVSRTSEHEISYRPARVLMQDFTGVPAVVDLAAMRDATAKLGADPQKINPLVPVDLVIDHSVMVDSFGTPLAFEQNVELEYERNGERYEFLRWGQSAFDNFRVVPPGTGICHQVNLEYLAQTVWTKDENGETVAYPDTLVGTDSHTTMVNGMAVLGWGVGGIEAEAAMLGQPITMLIPEVVGFKLTGKINEGITATDLVLTVTEMLRKKGVVGKFVEFYGPGLDYLSLEDQATIANMAPEYGATCGYFPVDADTLKYLTTSGRDPQRVALVEAYSRAQGMFHETNSPDPVFTSTLELDLSTVVPSISGPKRPQDRIALDNAKSAFAAALPKEFGKTDDPAIPVEGKDFSIGHGDVVIAAITSCTNTSNPSVLVAAGLVARKARELGLNSKPWVKTSLAPGSQVVTDYLTSAGLQDDLDAIGFNLVGYGCTTCIGNSGPLPVEISKAVQAGDLVAASVLSGNRNFEGRVNPDVKANFLASPPLVVAYALAGSMKIDITKDAIGTSKDGKPVYLRDIWPSNHEVAEIVRKHVTKEMFQGRYSDVFKGDTNWQGIQIEGGETYGWNSSSTYVQNPPYFEGLTMEPKPVTNVTGAKVLALFLDSITTDHISPAGSFKATTPAGKYLEERQVAPRDFNSYGARRGNHEVMMRGTFANIRIKNQMLSGVEGGYTKGPDGSQMAIYDAAMAYQAQGTPLVIFAGKEYGTGSSRDWAAKGTNLLGVRAVIAQSFERIHRSNLVGMGVIPLQFKDGESWQTLGLDGSETIDIEGVTSIAPRAMVTVKITRADGSVVNVETRCRIDTANELDYYKNGGILHYVLRSLVAA, translated from the coding sequence ACCTACACCTATTATTCCATCACCGAAGCCGAGAAGAACGGGCTCAAGGGCGTGTCGGCCCTGCCGCATTCGATGAAGGTGGTGCTGGAAAACCTGCTGCGCTTCGAAGACAACCGCACGGTGACCAAGGCTGATATCGAGGCCGTCGCGACCTGGCTCGTTTCCCGCACCAGTGAGCACGAGATTTCCTACCGCCCGGCCCGCGTGCTGATGCAGGACTTTACCGGCGTCCCCGCCGTGGTGGACCTGGCCGCGATGCGCGACGCCACCGCCAAGCTCGGCGCCGATCCGCAGAAGATCAATCCGCTGGTCCCCGTCGACCTTGTCATCGATCACTCGGTGATGGTCGACAGCTTCGGTACCCCGCTGGCCTTCGAGCAGAATGTCGAACTCGAATATGAGCGCAATGGCGAGCGCTACGAATTCCTGCGCTGGGGCCAGTCGGCCTTCGACAATTTCCGCGTCGTCCCCCCGGGCACCGGCATCTGCCACCAGGTGAACCTCGAATACCTGGCCCAGACCGTGTGGACCAAGGACGAGAATGGCGAGACCGTCGCCTACCCGGATACGCTTGTCGGCACCGACTCGCACACCACCATGGTCAACGGCATGGCCGTGCTCGGCTGGGGCGTCGGCGGCATCGAGGCCGAGGCTGCCATGCTTGGCCAGCCCATCACCATGCTGATCCCCGAAGTCGTCGGCTTCAAGCTGACCGGCAAGATCAATGAAGGCATCACCGCCACGGACCTCGTGCTGACCGTTACCGAAATGCTGCGCAAGAAGGGCGTGGTCGGCAAGTTCGTCGAATTCTACGGCCCGGGCCTCGATTACCTGAGCCTCGAAGACCAGGCGACCATCGCCAACATGGCTCCTGAATACGGCGCCACCTGCGGCTATTTCCCTGTCGATGCCGATACGCTCAAATACCTGACCACCTCGGGTCGCGATCCGCAGCGCGTGGCGCTGGTGGAAGCCTATTCGCGCGCCCAGGGCATGTTCCACGAGACCAACTCGCCCGACCCGGTCTTCACCTCGACGCTGGAACTCGACCTTTCCACCGTCGTGCCATCCATCTCCGGCCCCAAGCGCCCGCAGGACCGTATCGCGCTGGACAATGCCAAGTCGGCCTTCGCCGCCGCCCTGCCTAAGGAATTCGGCAAGACGGACGATCCGGCCATCCCGGTCGAAGGCAAGGATTTCTCGATCGGCCATGGCGACGTCGTCATCGCCGCCATCACCTCCTGCACAAATACGTCCAACCCATCCGTGCTGGTGGCTGCCGGCCTCGTCGCCCGCAAGGCGCGTGAACTCGGCCTCAACAGCAAGCCCTGGGTCAAGACCTCGCTGGCGCCCGGCTCGCAGGTGGTCACCGACTACCTGACCTCGGCGGGCCTCCAGGACGATCTGGATGCCATCGGCTTCAACCTGGTCGGGTACGGCTGCACCACCTGCATCGGCAATTCCGGTCCGCTGCCTGTGGAGATTTCAAAGGCCGTGCAGGCGGGCGACCTGGTCGCTGCCTCGGTGCTGTCAGGCAATCGCAATTTCGAAGGCCGCGTGAACCCGGACGTCAAGGCGAACTTCCTCGCCTCGCCGCCGCTGGTGGTGGCCTATGCGCTGGCCGGCTCGATGAAGATCGACATCACCAAGGATGCCATCGGCACCTCCAAGGACGGCAAGCCGGTTTACCTGAGGGATATCTGGCCCTCCAACCACGAGGTCGCCGAGATCGTGCGCAAGCACGTGACCAAGGAGATGTTCCAGGGCCGCTATTCGGACGTCTTCAAGGGCGACACCAACTGGCAGGGCATTCAGATCGAGGGCGGCGAGACCTATGGCTGGAACTCCAGCTCGACCTATGTGCAGAACCCGCCCTATTTCGAGGGCCTGACCATGGAGCCCAAGCCGGTCACCAATGTCACCGGCGCCAAGGTGCTGGCGCTGTTCCTCGACTCCATCACCACCGACCATATCTCTCCGGCCGGTTCGTTCAAGGCGACGACGCCCGCCGGCAAGTATCTCGAGGAACGCCAGGTGGCGCCGCGGGACTTCAATTCCTACGGCGCCCGCCGCGGCAACCACGAAGTGATGATGCGTGGCACCTTCGCCAATATCCGCATCAAGAACCAGATGCTCTCGGGCGTCGAGGGTGGCTACACCAAGGGTCCGGATGGCTCGCAGATGGCGATCTACGATGCTGCCATGGCCTACCAGGCCCAGGGCACGCCGCTGGTGATCTTTGCCGGCAAGGAATATGGCACCGGCTCGTCGCGTGACTGGGCCGCCAAGGGCACGAACCTCCTCGGCGTGCGCGCCGTGATCGCCCAGTCCTTCGAGCGTATCCACCGCTCCAACCTGGTCGGCATGGGCGTCATCCCGCTGCAGTTCAAGGACGGCGAGAGCTGGCAGACGCTGGGCCTCGACGGTAGCGAAACCATCGACATCGAAGGCGTCACCTCGATCGCGCCGCGCGCCATGGTCACCGTCAAGATCACTCGTGCCGATGGAAGCGTGGTCAATGTCGAAACCCGTTGCCGCATCGATACGGCAAACGAGCTCGACTACTACAAAAATGGCGGCATCCTGCACTACGTGCTGCGCAGCCTCGTCGCCGCGTAA
- a CDS encoding Bax inhibitor-1/YccA family protein, translating into MAEYDRQTLGARAGSALAIDEGLRSYMLRVYNYMGIGLVVTGLAAWFAAAAAITTDPNAAVGQLANGQLVTQWGYLLYASPLQWVVMLAPLAFVLVLSFGINKLSVPAAQATFWAFAAIMGVSLSSIFLVYTDASIAKVFFITAATFGAMSLYGYTTKRDLTQMGSFLMMGLIGLIIASVVNIFMQSSMLEFAISAVGVLIFVGLTAYDTQKIKEGYSESYGADVLAKGAIMGALNLYLDFINLFLMLLRLFGNRE; encoded by the coding sequence ATGGCTGAATATGACCGTCAGACCCTCGGTGCGCGGGCCGGCTCGGCCTTGGCCATCGACGAGGGCCTGCGCAGCTACATGCTGCGCGTCTACAATTACATGGGTATCGGGCTTGTCGTGACCGGGCTCGCCGCCTGGTTCGCCGCCGCCGCCGCCATCACCACCGATCCGAACGCCGCCGTGGGCCAGCTGGCCAACGGCCAGCTCGTCACCCAGTGGGGCTATCTGCTCTATGCCAGCCCGCTGCAGTGGGTCGTGATGCTGGCTCCCCTGGCCTTCGTGCTGGTGCTGAGCTTCGGCATCAACAAGCTGTCCGTGCCGGCTGCACAGGCCACCTTCTGGGCCTTCGCCGCCATCATGGGCGTGTCGCTGAGCTCGATCTTCCTGGTCTATACCGACGCCTCGATCGCCAAGGTGTTCTTCATCACCGCCGCGACCTTCGGTGCCATGAGCCTTTACGGCTACACCACCAAGCGTGATCTGACCCAGATGGGCAGCTTCCTGATGATGGGCCTGATCGGCCTGATCATCGCCTCGGTGGTCAACATCTTCATGCAGTCGTCCATGCTCGAATTCGCCATCTCGGCGGTCGGCGTGCTGATCTTCGTGGGCCTGACCGCCTACGACACGCAGAAGATCAAGGAAGGCTACTCGGAGTCCTATGGCGCCGACGTGCTGGCCAAGGGTGCCATCATGGGCGCGCTGAACCTCTACCTCGACTTCATCAACCTGTTCCTGATGCTGCTCCGCCTGTTCGGCAACCGCGAGTAA
- a CDS encoding DUF2794 domain-containing protein, which translates to MVHAAGEAPARPVSSRLPGVTAFDRKELQLILNVYGRKVGQGEWRDYAMDFLRDRAVFSVYARVSERPLFIIEKTPRLRNRQGQYAVTNQQGRILKRGHDLALVLRVLDPQLAIVG; encoded by the coding sequence CTGGTCCATGCCGCAGGCGAGGCTCCAGCGCGTCCGGTTTCCAGCAGGCTTCCTGGCGTCACCGCCTTCGATCGCAAGGAACTCCAGCTCATCCTCAATGTCTATGGTCGCAAGGTAGGGCAGGGGGAATGGCGCGACTACGCCATGGACTTCCTGCGCGACAGGGCCGTGTTCTCGGTCTATGCCCGGGTTTCGGAGCGACCGCTGTTCATCATCGAAAAGACGCCCCGCCTGCGCAACCGGCAGGGACAATATGCCGTCACCAACCAGCAGGGCCGCATCCTCAAGCGCGGGCATGACCTGGCTTTGGTGCTGCGCGTGCTCGATCCGCAACTGGCCATCGTGGGATGA
- a CDS encoding DUF1223 domain-containing protein, which translates to MIARPILGAALSIVTLLALVQSTSAESTRTRPKAVVELFTSQGCAQCPPADALLTGLAEEGDVVALAYHVDYWDYVGWEDTFGSPEFSDRQRAYAKSWGSSRIYTPQMVVNGAKGVVGSRRGEVHGALDGAALPLGVELARDGDTLDVTIPPNTSLDDAVVWMVTYLDRADVAIDKGENAGKAMVYTQVVTDRQVLGMWEGATGASLKLPLPEILGQGSSGIAVIVQQEKGGLPGPILGAATYEP; encoded by the coding sequence ATGATTGCAAGACCCATCCTTGGCGCTGCCCTCAGCATCGTGACGCTGCTTGCCCTGGTTCAATCGACCAGCGCGGAAAGCACGCGCACGCGTCCCAAGGCGGTGGTGGAACTCTTCACCAGCCAGGGCTGCGCCCAGTGCCCGCCGGCCGATGCGCTGCTCACCGGCCTGGCCGAAGAAGGCGACGTCGTGGCGCTGGCCTACCATGTCGACTACTGGGACTATGTGGGCTGGGAAGACACGTTCGGCAGTCCGGAATTTTCCGATCGCCAGCGCGCCTATGCCAAGAGCTGGGGCTCGTCGCGCATCTATACGCCGCAGATGGTGGTCAATGGCGCCAAGGGCGTCGTTGGCTCGCGGCGGGGCGAGGTGCATGGCGCGCTCGATGGTGCCGCACTGCCGCTGGGCGTGGAACTCGCGCGCGATGGCGATACGCTCGACGTGACCATTCCGCCCAATACCAGCCTGGATGATGCCGTGGTCTGGATGGTGACCTATCTTGATCGGGCTGATGTGGCGATCGACAAGGGCGAGAATGCCGGCAAGGCCATGGTCTATACCCAGGTGGTGACCGACCGGCAGGTGTTGGGCATGTGGGAAGGGGCGACGGGCGCCAGCCTCAAGCTGCCGCTCCCCGAAATTCTCGGCCAGGGCAGCAGCGGCATTGCCGTCATCGTGCAGCAGGAAAAGGGCGGCCTGCCTGGCCCGATCCTGGGGGCTGCGACCTACGAGCCCTGA
- a CDS encoding GNAT family N-acetyltransferase: MSDFILRPFSWSDVPAITAIYSHYVRNTAITFDTEVPGEEAIAEKYAGLKRLGHPLIVAEGDAKVLGYAYASFYRPRAAYRFTCEDSIYLDPAATGRGLGKALLTELLAQSSAFGFKQMLAVITANTANSIAIHEKFGFERVGYYKSVGYKFDRWHDIVHLQKAL, translated from the coding sequence GTGTCCGACTTCATCCTGCGCCCGTTTTCCTGGTCCGACGTCCCGGCCATCACGGCCATCTACAGCCACTATGTCCGCAACACCGCCATCACCTTCGACACCGAGGTGCCCGGGGAAGAGGCCATTGCCGAGAAATATGCGGGCCTCAAGCGCCTGGGACATCCGCTGATCGTGGCCGAGGGAGACGCCAAGGTGCTGGGCTATGCCTATGCCAGCTTCTACCGCCCGCGCGCCGCCTATCGCTTCACCTGCGAGGACTCGATCTATCTCGATCCCGCGGCAACCGGGCGCGGCCTGGGCAAGGCGCTGCTGACCGAGCTCCTGGCCCAGTCCAGCGCCTTCGGCTTCAAGCAGATGCTGGCCGTGATCACCGCCAACACCGCCAACTCCATCGCCATCCACGAGAAATTCGGCTTCGAGCGCGTCGGCTACTACAAATCGGTCGGCTACAAGTTCGACCGCTGGCACGACATCGTGCACCTGCAAAAGGCGCTCTAA
- a CDS encoding invasion associated locus B family protein, with protein MTTKTGGLVMGLAVGAIMALVPAAQAQQATELGTFNAWTAWQATDASGVICYVSATPQKSEPAGANRDPIHFMIIHRKGMGTKNEVQTIIGYPFNTSDAKASASVDGKSYPMVTEGSAAWLASTGDEGGFVQAFKAGSNLVVKGTSQRGTNTVDTYSLSGATAAMNAIDAACA; from the coding sequence ATGACGACGAAAACCGGTGGCCTGGTCATGGGGCTCGCGGTCGGCGCGATCATGGCTCTGGTTCCTGCCGCGCAGGCGCAGCAGGCGACCGAGCTCGGCACTTTCAATGCCTGGACGGCCTGGCAGGCAACCGACGCGTCCGGGGTGATCTGCTACGTTTCGGCCACCCCGCAAAAGAGCGAGCCGGCCGGCGCCAACCGCGATCCGATCCACTTCATGATCATCCACCGCAAGGGCATGGGGACCAAGAACGAGGTCCAGACCATTATCGGCTACCCGTTCAACACCTCCGACGCCAAGGCCAGCGCCAGCGTCGATGGCAAGTCCTATCCCATGGTGACGGAAGGCTCGGCAGCCTGGCTCGCCTCGACGGGTGACGAAGGTGGGTTCGTGCAGGCGTTCAAGGCCGGCAGCAACCTGGTGGTCAAGGGGACCAGCCAGCGTGGCACCAATACCGTCGATACCTATTCGCTGTCGGGCGCGACCGCGGCGATGAACGCGATCGACGCTGCCTGCGCATGA
- the thpR gene encoding RNA 2',3'-cyclic phosphodiesterase yields the protein MPRLFTGLEIPADVGFALSLKRGGLTGARWIDAENYHITLRFIGDVDHQTANEVADSLDRLVNSLRFSVRLTHLGSFGGDKPRALYAGVEPSESLNRLQAAQERVLQRAGLPPDGRKFVPHVSLARLRGTSAGELARFMAEAGRFEPLSFPVGRFVLFSSKDSVGGGPYVVEQSYTLAA from the coding sequence ATGCCCCGGCTCTTTACCGGCCTTGAAATTCCGGCCGATGTTGGATTTGCGCTTTCTCTCAAGCGGGGCGGATTGACGGGCGCCCGCTGGATCGACGCAGAAAACTATCACATTACCTTGAGATTCATCGGTGACGTCGACCACCAGACGGCCAACGAGGTGGCCGACAGCCTGGACCGGCTGGTCAATTCGCTGCGCTTTTCGGTGCGGCTCACCCATCTGGGGTCGTTTGGTGGTGACAAGCCGCGGGCGCTTTATGCCGGGGTCGAGCCCAGCGAGTCGCTGAACCGTCTGCAGGCCGCCCAGGAACGCGTGCTGCAGCGGGCCGGCCTGCCGCCCGATGGCCGCAAATTCGTGCCCCATGTGTCCCTGGCGCGGCTGCGCGGCACCAGTGCGGGGGAACTGGCGCGGTTCATGGCGGAAGCGGGGCGCTTCGAGCCGCTGAGCTTTCCGGTCGGCCGCTTCGTCCTGTTTTCCAGCAAGGATTCGGTGGGCGGTGGCCCCTATGTCGTCGAACAGAGCTACACCCTGGCCGCCTAG
- a CDS encoding invasion associated locus B family protein, producing the protein MSKSAVALALSASLILTATASAQQVRLLGEHRAWSSYAANDATGPVCFAMTKPERVTPTPDGYSQAYIYITNRPAENVVTEFNLVAGFAFQPDSKATVDVSGQVFNLFTQNDAAWLDDAGQSSALASAIRAGSSMTVEGTTAAGIKVTQNYSLSGATAAQQSIGNCS; encoded by the coding sequence ATGTCCAAGTCCGCCGTGGCGCTTGCCCTGAGCGCCAGCCTGATCCTCACGGCCACTGCCAGCGCCCAGCAGGTAAGGCTGCTGGGCGAACATCGCGCCTGGTCGAGCTATGCCGCCAATGATGCGACGGGTCCGGTCTGTTTCGCCATGACCAAGCCCGAACGGGTGACGCCGACGCCCGATGGTTACAGCCAAGCCTATATCTACATCACCAATCGCCCTGCCGAGAATGTCGTGACCGAGTTTAACCTGGTCGCGGGCTTCGCTTTCCAGCCCGACAGCAAGGCCACGGTCGATGTCAGCGGCCAGGTCTTCAACCTTTTCACCCAGAACGACGCCGCCTGGCTCGACGATGCCGGCCAGTCGAGTGCACTGGCGAGCGCCATCCGCGCCGGCTCCTCCATGACGGTGGAAGGCACCACCGCCGCCGGCATCAAGGTGACGCAGAACTATTCGCTGAGCGGCGCGACAGCCGCCCAGCAATCGATCGGGAACTGCTCCTGA
- a CDS encoding GNAT family N-acetyltransferase, with product MIAVRPATAADVPAMSRVLIASITELCGPDHGGAPERLVTWTANKTPEGVAHMLASPGLRMLVAELDGQVAAVGAVVPDKGEVSLNYVDPAARFRGVSKALLSALEAELRVHGVVEAQLTSTTTARAFYHAAGWSEDATPVACMGGEGHRMRKRLG from the coding sequence ATGATCGCGGTTCGCCCTGCGACCGCAGCCGACGTTCCGGCGATGAGCCGGGTGCTTATCGCTTCCATAACCGAACTCTGTGGTCCCGACCATGGCGGCGCGCCCGAGCGGCTGGTGACCTGGACGGCGAACAAAACGCCCGAGGGCGTGGCCCATATGCTGGCCAGTCCGGGGCTGCGCATGCTGGTGGCGGAGCTGGATGGTCAGGTGGCGGCCGTTGGCGCGGTGGTGCCCGATAAGGGCGAGGTATCGCTCAACTATGTCGACCCCGCCGCCCGGTTTCGCGGCGTCAGCAAGGCACTTCTTTCGGCGCTCGAAGCCGAGTTGCGCGTCCACGGCGTGGTCGAGGCCCAGCTCACCAGCACGACCACGGCCCGCGCCTTCTATCACGCGGCGGGCTGGAGCGAGGACGCGACACCAGTCGCCTGCATGGGCGGCGAAGGTCACCGCATGCGAAAGCGATTGGGTTAG